One segment of Plasmodium vivax chromosome 14, whole genome shotgun sequence DNA contains the following:
- a CDS encoding hypothetical protein, conserved (encoded by transcript PVX_123385A) has product MKKEVDFNLLYDEEKKNLVGLLIENNFDEIYEPLTTESLRFFVPLNGACLIDYQLHFFKQNNIKKIYVVVTHHEKELQHYIEKFQKSKKRYNDLDIEIIKLSKKVKTLGDALRDFKKCVEIYQDILLLLSDTIPIANIKEIIKAHFVNKEKCKNQIMTLILSHCSDENKSHNDDFVIAYDNFSFKLLLFEPLKNKNYLILTSEIFDEVKPKDGKKGAATSGVSGGGKKDQKASLCKVGEENKEYHTPTINFSTSTNSIIISYDLVMPNIFIITPQVFKLFEENFDYQCMRKDFIYNILKQEIKIEEIYVHSLNNDYNYTECNQIITTLTDFRIYFKFFKTLIERNVHPFLANSSHLLPDLPKFIFCEPGLYKAKNAIIDDSCKLLKIVLVENYAEISEKTFIENSVICKNCKIGKNVKIVNSIIGKNSIVKDNVTIISSFISENNVINEGAYIDECCVLGKNMNIPADTKIGKYTRLSAFKHLKGQLKGHRRSKEQDDHSAEEREKKDCSADASGGEAHTMQFEQESVTKENAESALNESTHKGGEEAAAGEKQEEVKEEEDVKEVDEEVKAVKEDVKEVDEEVKEVKEEVNEEKEEVNEEKEEVNEEVSEMKEEVNEEKEEMTEVKEVIEENGKVNEEKEVTEEKEEVKEVKVEVNEVGEEVNEVKEEVNEAKEEVIEKKEEMTEVKEVKEENEEVKEVHEEVIEEKEEANEIAMDAKELKEEANEIATDAKELKEEANEIATDAKELKEEANEIATDAKEEKEEANEIATDAKEEKEEAHAMATDAKELADENGDVAAEEPFELSKFIVKTRYSEEQLRLFSLIGDAENYGKIKMTSFSEYDSEEESDEDSVYSTSKNYSTLSDTNVSDKEDESNRNSTANMSDINNHFDKINLENEKNSFVKEISLLCKEAIEKPQHMSHKILEMKSFRLSLNYTDLDVIISFFPIVWDFINSMEFDKDTWVENFDEAKLDLLFSSFLLDDQLYYETIYGLILDFSKKEFLANDVKNNVYGSEKLCAAFEYIYHSDIFEFNYFNEWISKNEEDEYLANNKRLKAFAEWLAEE; this is encoded by the exons atgaagaaggaagTAGATTTTAACCTCCTCTACGacgaggaaaagaaaaacctgGTGGGGTTGCTAATCGAAAACAATTTTGACGAAATATACGAGCCGCTAACCACAGAAAGTCTCAGATTTTTTGTACCCCTCAACGGGGCGTGCCTAATCGACTATCAATTGCACTTCTtcaaacaaaataatattaaaaagatttACGTAGTGGTGACTCACCACGAGAAGGAGTTGCAGCATTACATTGAGAAGTTtcagaagagcaaaaaaaggtacaacGATTTAGACAttgaaattattaaattgagcaaaaaggtaaaaacCTTAGGTGACGCATTACgcgattttaaaaagtgtgTAGAGATTTATCAAGACATATTATTGCTCCTGTCCGATACAATTCCCATtgcaaatataaaagaaattataaaagcacattttgtaaataaggaaaaatgtaaaaatcaAATTATGACTCTTATCCTGTCCCACTGTagtgatgaaaataaatcccACAATGACGATTTTGTCATTGCGTACGATAATTTCTCCTTCAAGCTTCTCCTATTTGAACccctaaaaaataaaaattatttaattttgacAAGCGAAATATTTGATGAGGTAAAGCCTAAGGATGGTAAGAAGGGGGCAGCCACCTCTGGAGTGAgtggagggggaaagaaggATCAAAAGGCCTCTCTCTGCAAAGtaggagaagaaaataaagaataccATACGCCAACCATCAATTTTAGCACCTCCACCAACTCAATTATCATCTCGTATGACCTCGTAATGCcaaacatttttatcatcACCCCGCAAGTGTTCAAATTGTTCGAAGAAAATTTTGACTACCAGTGTATGAGAAaggattttatttataacatCCTGAAGcaggaaattaaaatagaAGAAATTTATGTGCATTCTTTGAACAACGATTATAACTACACAGAATGTAACCAAATAATTACAACCTTGACAGATTTCCggatttattttaaattttttaaaacattaattGAGAGAAATGTCCACCCCTTTTTGGCTAACTCTTCTCACCTGTTGCCTGACCTTcccaaatttattttttgcgaacCTGGATTGTATAAAGCCAAAAATGCCATCATTGATGATTCCTGTAAGTTGCTAAAAATCGTCTTGGTGGAAAATTACGCAGAAATTTCTGAAAAGACATTTATTGAAAATTCcgttatttgtaaaaattgcaaaattggaaaaaatgtaaaaattgtgaataGCATTATTGGGAAAAATTCTATCGTAAAGGATAACGTGACGATTATCAGCTCCTTTATCAGCGAGAATAATGTCATTAACGAGGGTGCATACATTGACGAATGCTGCGttttggggaaaaatatgaacatccCCGCGGACACGAAAATAGGGAAGTATACCAGATTAAGCGCTTTTAAACACCTAAAGGGGCAGTTGAAGGGGCACCGGAGGAGCAAAGAGCAGGACGATCACTCCGCCGAggaaagggagaagaaggactGTTCCGCGGATGCAAGCGGCGGAGAGGCACACACTATGCAGTTTGAGCAGGAGTCCGTCACCAAGGAGAATGCGGAAAGCGCGCTCAATGAGAGTACGCACAAGGGGGGTGAAGAGGCCgcggcgggggagaagcaggaggaggtaaaagaagaggaggatgtaAAAGAAGTGGATGAGGAGGTGAAAGCAGTGAAGGAGGATGTAAAAGAAGTGGATGAGGAGGTGAAAGAAGTGAAAGAGGAGGtgaatgaagaaaaggaggaggtgaatgaagaaaaggaggaggtgaaCGAGGAAGTGAGTGAAATGAAAGAGGAGgtgaatgaagaaaaagaagagatgACTGAAGTGAAGGAGGTGATAGAAGAGAACGGAAAGGTGAATGAAGAGAAGGAGGTTACGGAAGAGAAGGAAGAGGTAAAAGAAGTGAAAGTAGAGGTGAATGAAGTGGGTGAGGAAGTAAATGAAGTGAAAGAGGAGGTAAATGAAGCGAAGGAGGAGGTgatagaaaagaaggaagagatGACTGAAGTGAAGGAGGTGAAAGAAGAGAATGAAGAGGTAAAAGAAGTGCATGAAGAGGTGATagaagagaaggaagaagctaaCGAAATAGCGATGGACGCAAAAGAGTTGAAGGAAGAAGCTAACGAAATAGCGACGGACGCAAAAGAGTTGAAGGAAGAAGCTAACGAAATAGCGACGGACGCAAAAGAGTTGAAGGAAGAAGCTAACGAAATAGCGACGGAcgcaaaagaggagaaggaagaagctaaCGAAATAGCGACGGAcgcaaaagaggagaaggaagaagctcaTGCAATGGCGACGGACGCCAAAGAGCTGGCCGACGAGAACGGGGACGTGGCAGCGGAAGAGCCATTTGAACTGAGCAAATTCATCGTAAAGACCAGGTACTCTGAGGAGCAGCTGCGGCTTTTCTCCCTAATCGGGGACGCAGAGAACTatggaaagataaaaatgacGAGCTTCTCAGAGTACGACTCGGAAGAGGAAAGTGACGAAGACTCTGTGTATTCTACATCGAAAAATTACAGCACTTTGAGCGACACCAATGTAAGTGATAAGGAAGATGAATCGAATCGTAACAGCACTGCAAACATGAGTGATATAAATAACCActttgataaaataaatttggagaatgaaaaaaattcttttgtaaaagaaatatcattattatgCAAAGAAGCAATTGAAAAACCACAGCATATGAGtcacaaaattttggaaatgaAAAGCTTCAGACTTTCCCTAAATTACACAGACTTAGATGttatcatttcatttttccctatCGTTTGGGATTTCATTAACAGCATGGAGTTTGATAAAGACACATGGGTGGAAAATTTTGACGAGGCAAAATTGGACTTGCTATTTTCGTCCTTCCTTCTGGACGATCAGTTATACTACGAGACCATCTACGGTTTGATTTTagatttttccaaaaaggagTTCCTCGCCAATGACGTCAAAAATAACGTGTACGGCTCGGAGAAGTTGTGCGCCGCCTTTGAGTACATTTACCACTCGGACATTTTTGAGTTCAACTATTTTAATGA atGGATCAGCAAAAACGAAGAGGACGAGTACTTGGCGAACAACAAGCGGCTGAAGGCCTTCGCGGAGTGGCTCGCAGAGGAGTAA
- a CDS encoding hypothetical protein, conserved (encoded by transcript PVX_123390A) gives MFKFQQLRTGWNELGRTAKVVYGCFFFNIILLMGITTRRHLANKRAVDFYTNKIIDSNSENDDWSCYNSAKQYRYECAYLSEEEIEQLGICQKLHLELEHCRNDLYKHIREDTPAMKKTPYILNKPTWLRDPVWFQNMQSEKSD, from the exons ATGTTCAAATTTCAGCAGCTAAGAACGGGGTGGAATGAACTGGGGAGGACGGCAAAGGTAGTGTACgggtgcttcttcttcaacaTCATTTTGCTCATGGGGATAACCACTAGAAGACACCTGGCTAACAAAAGGGCGGTTGACTTTTATACGAACAAAATAATAGATTCCAACAGCGAAAACGACGACTGGAGTTGTTACAACTCGGCCAAGCAGTACCGCTACGAGTGCGCGTATTTGAGCGA GGAAGAAATCGAACAGCTGGGCATATGTCAAAAGCTGCATTTGGAACTGGAGCACTGCCGAAACGATCTGTACAAACATATACGGGAAGACACTCCTGCCATGAAAAAAACTCCGTACATCTTAAACAAGCCAACATGGCTCAGAGACCCAGTTTGGTTTCAAAATATGCAAAGCGAAAAGAGTGactaa
- a CDS encoding hypothetical protein, conserved (encoded by transcript PVX_123395A): MKDKVKYSLFGNLLSNHVLIFFLVFLLNLLIFISFINGFLFPREGITNKSEDLETFSRKVFGDEYIESQKSKKNVHSIVNAPYDRIVILLIDALRFDFTLYDPNYKKEQENDESGDEEKNTSKEVRYFQNNMMHLHHMLKTEKDKTMLFRFQADAPTVTTSRIKSMVIGSIPNYLDVNENFSPSDDIQDNFVEQLYYNRKTVTAIGDDTLSKLTKNVARKLVYESFNIFDLYDLDIKSKGHFYEEYPLDYWDVLYVHVLGVDHVGHVGKPNSTTMKNVLKDFDIFVNDIVQKVKSDEKKKKTLFVLLGDHGQTRTGDHSGFSADETDTSLFIYAPLKFMPLDRNINNKTFILYDKDKLERDNSDSPTALSACVPEEDQCFVESYKNYHSALNDSNKDRIYFYDVRHTRQINLVSTLSFLIGSTVPFCNVGNVIMDLIPEAYKGGAPPTASASSTASASAPNYGEEGSDSESTPSSEGHPGGDNPPGESKPSAELNEEEGNHSKLYYEVLNLHYIAELNYANLWQINRYLNEYEANYRVLKNEDYFFIKNNWKHIEEEMVRFFQPNKKFLDIEEILASEKEEYIKYINKMRNLMEVTQKYFYIIFAAKKPSFIVLCLIVNIFFLIIFNIFYLNSKLNCYYKSISAGSFILLLTVFFIALLPLDMYNKCLYLLVLPLLFILLVVGNFFSKNKFTDFFRFISYVKVSLVCSNLPEANLKKYTAIQPQGENSIHQDKSAHVNAGDHAKNSFFRRSFRFFKSLYIIIKRSIARSINIVLPHIFNITKCIFSLKKKLLKTLMNNNYFLFVAIWSSCELSFYYIFKERHYIHFLLIAYVVLSLFKCESFFSLHLLRGLALLGVLVVNAAFSFTPGYFEHDMEKLYLKKPVLQMALPTSLYFFSTLFINCGSNKLLKKEIKMVMLLGWTAQFVLVFLYFLKINEQVIFWHPPAVYLTTFLLYLFVILRKSSIIQEDRVPESLQKIHEVVVTLFLIMFSSLQLSLIAYSNTNLSVLLFLYTTLFFFYFFFVNTNNLEENKDMNNIKIKWIEENKQVHMFTNLEDEKKTVEMSQVNTWVKEKFDLKLVQQKCTLLDKCSMLDETDATQIQIYKLVKNLPFFSLSDTDFYLLSAILIKYAFFLCGQKFVLNALPLTAAYIGFNKYVWPISQVYIFVHMFFPMLFSLFFILYVFNLRKIKMLTCFKRVDFYNFYFYPLINFFFK, encoded by the exons ATGAAGGATAAGGTGAAGTACAGCCTCTTCGGTAACCTTCTATCCAATCATGTGTTAATATTCTTCCTGGTTTTCCTGTTGAACCTGCTGATATTCATCTCCTTCATCAATGGCTTCCTATTCCCAAGAGAAGGAATAACAAACAAGTCGGAAGATTTGGAGACCTTCAGCAGAAAGGTGTTTGGCGATGAGTACATAGAATCacagaagagcaaaaaaaatgtacactcCATTGTAAATGCGCCGTACGATAGGATAGTAATCCTGCTGATAGACGCACTGAGGTTTGATTTTACGCTGTACGACCCGAATTATAAGAAGGAGCAGGAAAATGACGAATCGGGAGATGAAGAGAAGAACACATCAAAGGAGGTGAGATATTTCCAAAACAACATGATGCATTTGCACCACATGTTGAAGACAGAGAAAGACAAAACCATGTTATTTCGATTCCAAGCAGATGCACCTACGGTTACCACGTCCAGGATAAAATCTATGGTCATTGGGTCCATACCAAATTACCTAGATgtgaatgaaaattttagcCCAAGTGATGATATACAAGATAATTTCGTAGAGCAACTTTACTACAACAGAAAAACAGTTACAGCCATCGGGGATGACACCCTTTCCAAGTTGACAAAAAATGTAGCGAGGAAATTAGTGTACGAAAGTTTTAACATCTTCGATTTGTACGATCTAGACATCAAGTCGAAAggccatttttatgaagagtATCCTTTGGATTATTGGGACGTTTTGTATGTACACGTTTTGGGGGTAGATCACGTAGGCCATGTGGGGAAACCCAATTCGACGACGatgaaaaatgtgttaaaagattttgacatttttgtAAACGATATAGTTCAGAAGGTTAAATCGgacgagaagaagaagaaaacgctttttgttcttcttggTGACCATGGACAGACACGCACAGGGGATCACAGTGGGTTTAGTGCAGATGAGACTGATACCTCTCTGTTTATTTACGCCCCATTGAAATTTATGCCTCTAGATAggaacataaataataagaCCTTTATTCTGTACGATAAGGACAAACTGGAGAGAGACAATTCCGATTCTCCCACTGCACTTAGTGCGTGCGTCCCAGAGGAGGACCAGTGCTTTGTGGAAAGCTACAAAAATTACCATTCCGCTTTGAACGACTCGAACAAGGACAGAATCTACTTCTACGATGTTAGGCACACCAGGCAAATAAACTTGGTGAGCACGCTGTCCTTTCTGATTGGGTCCACCGTGCCCTTCTGCAACGTGGGGAACGTTATCATGGATCTTATCCCGGAGGCCTACAAGGGGGGGGCCCCACCAACTGCCTCAGCCTCTTCcactgcttctgcttctgccCCCAATTATGGAGAGGAAGGAAGCGACAGTGAGAGCACCCCTTCCAGTGAGGGCCACCCAGGTGGAGACAACCCCCCGGGGGAGAGTAAACCCAGTGCGGAGCTGAACGAAGAGGAGGGGAACCACTCCAAGCTGTACTACGAGGTGCTCAATTTGCACTACATTGCAGAACTGAACTATGCCAACTTGTGGCAGATAAATAGATACCTAAACGAGTACGAAGCAAATTACCGAGTTTTGAAGAATgaagattatttttttattaaaaataattggaAACATATAGAAGAAGAAATGGTGCGATTTTTTCAACCAAATAAAAAGTTCCTAGACATAGAAGAAATATTAGcaagtgaaaaggaagagtACATAAAGTATATAAACAAGATGAGAAACCTTATGGAAGTTAcccagaaatatttttacatcatttttgctgcgAAGAAGCCATCCTTCATTGTCCTGTGCCTAATTGTGAACATATTCTTTTTGatcatatttaatatattttaccttaACTCAAAATTGAACTGTTACTACAAGTCCATTTCAGCTGGCAGTTTCATTCTTCTCCTCaccgtttttttcattgcccttcttcctctcgaCATGTATAACAAGTGCCTGTACCTACTCGTCTTGCCACTCCTCTTCATTCTTCTAGTCGTTGGCAACTTCTTCTCTAAAAATAAGTTCACAGATTTTTTTCGATTCATCAGCTATGTGAAGGTATCCCTGGTATGCAGTAACCTCCCTGAGGCAAACTTGAAGAAATACACAGCTATACAACCGCAAGGCGAAAATTCCATTCATCAGGATAAGAGTGCGCATGTGAACGCAGGGGATCATGCCAAGAACAGCTTCTTTCGAAGAAGCTTccgattttttaaaagtctatatataataataaagagAAGTATCGCGCGAAGCATAAATATAGTCTTGCCACATATATTTAACATTACCAAGTGCATTTTCTCTCtaaagaagaagctgctcaAAACGCTGATGAATAATAACTACTTCCTCTTTGTCGCCATTTGGAGCTCGTGTGAACTGTCCTTCTACTACATATTCAAGGAGAGGCACTACATCCACTTTTTACTAATTGCCTACGTGGTGCTCTCTCTGTTCAAGTGCGagtccttcttctccctgcACCTGTTGCG cGGACTGGCCCTACTCGGCGTCCTAGTCGTGAACGCGGCGTTCAGTTTCACGCCGGGATACTTCGAGCATGACATGGAAAAGCTCTACCTGAAGAAGCCCGTGCTGCAAATGGCGCTACCCACTTCGCTATACTTTTTTAGTACCCTATTTATAAACTGCGGTTCGAACAAGCTcctgaaaaaggaaataaaaatggtcATGTTGTTAGGATGGACCGCGCAGTTCGTTCtagtatttttatatttccttaAAATCAACGAGCAAGTGATATTTTGGCACCCCCCAGCTGTTTACCTGACGACCTTTTTGCTCTACCTCTTCGTCATATTAAGAAAAAGCAGCATAATACAAGAGGACAGAGTACCGGAGTCGCTCCAAAAGATACACGAAGTTGTTGTAACTCTGTTTCTGATCATGTTTTCCTCCCTCCAGTTGTCTCTCATCGCGTATAGCAATACAAACCTGAGTGTGTTGCTATTCCTCTACACgacgttattttttttttactttttttttgtgaatacgaataatttggaagaaaataaagatatgaacaacattaaaataaaatggattgaagaaaataaacagGTACATATGTTTACCAATTTagaggacgaaaaaaaaacggttgAAATGAGTCAAGTCAATACATgggtgaaggaaaaatttgaTCTCAAACTTGTGCAGCAGAAATGTACCTTGCTAGACAAATGCAGCATGCTTGACGAAACAGACGCCACACAAATTCAAATTTACAAATTAGTAAAGAACCTTCCATTCTTCTCCCTCAGTGACACCGATTTTTACTTACTCTCAGCTATACTTATAAAATACGCCTTCTTTTTATGTGGCCAGAAATTTGTCCTAAATGCCTTGCCCCTAACTGCAGCTTACATCggttttaataaatatgtttggCCCATAAGTCAGGTCTACATATTTGTTCACATGTTTTTCCCGAtgcttttttctctttttttcattctgtaTGTGTTCAATTTGAGGAAGATCAAAATGCTGACGTGTTTTAAGCGGGTcgatttttacaatttctaTTTCTACCCACTCATTAACTTTTTCTTCAAGTAA
- a CDS encoding SET domain containing protein (encoded by transcript PVX_123400A): MPYVRHPPAAKMAKLVMPRRRFHNYFAKNTLRQMLKKEEIAFNELHKRVYVGSSPLEGVGIFSCDEIKKNEIIEICPTVKMKNEDIPEKLVHYLFESKKENMNTKVVQIVTKRREAINYKLFPLGYGILYNHSDSPNAFVHIVSLREEEGKSGEDHKDGKNETITSDQIMIFRAQRDIQKNEEIFISYGHSWWKVSCGRNG; the protein is encoded by the exons ATGCCGTATGTGAGGCACCCCCCCGCTGCGAAAATGGCCAAATTGGTCATGCCCAGAAGAAGGTTCCACAACTACTTCGCAAAAAATACGCTAAGacaaatgttaaaaaaggaagaaatcgCTTTTAACGAGCTTCACAAAAGAGTGTACGTTGGAAGTTCCCCCCTTGAGGGGGTAGGTATATTCTCATGcgacgaaataaaaaaaaatgaaattattgaAATATGCCCGACggtcaaaatgaaaaatgaagatatcCCAGAAAAGTTGGTTCATTATTTATTcgaaagcaaaaaggaaaatatgaacacaAAAGTAGTTCAAATCGTCACGAAAAGGAGAGAGGCCATCAATTATAAGCTTTTCCCACTGGGCTAcggaattttatataatcattcaGATTCCCCCAATGCCTTTGTTCATATAGTGTCGCtgagggaggaggaaggaaaGTCTGGCGAGGATCACAAGGATgggaaaaat GAGACAATAACGTCCGACCAAATAATGATATTTCGCGCACAAAGGGATATCCAAAAGAACGAGGAGATTTTCATTTCGTATGGGCACTCGTGGTGGAAGGTAAGTTGCGGGCGAAATGGCTAG